The Panthera leo isolate Ple1 chromosome D4, P.leo_Ple1_pat1.1, whole genome shotgun sequence nucleotide sequence CGCTTCCGGAGATCCCGTGCAGGGCCCGAAGAGCCCCAGGCAATGCGCAGCTGGcagccccccccccatctcccactTCGAGGTTTCTGCCCCTTGCCGCTACAGAAGCTTCTGTTTGCCTCAGCCACAAGTGCTCTTTTCCTCCGTCCCTAGCCCTACCGTGTCAGCAGCAGGTGGGATCCAGGCCTTGCCAGGTGCTCTCGCGGTGCCCCCCAGCTCCGGGCGCACGTTTGCAGCTGTCCAGGGTCTGTGCCCCCTAAGAGCGGAGGCCTGGCCTGCCGGTCCGCGGCCACACTCCCAGCTCCTAGCAGTGCGGGGCACGCGGTAGGGGCTCGGCCGACGAGTGCGTAGTTTTGTGAGAGAGGTCTCTCGGGTGTTTCCAGAGCCCTGCTGCAGCTAACAGAATACTGCTCACTTAGTCCCATGGCTCTGATCCTCTGTGGCCCGACTGGTGTGGGATCCGTGCCCTTCTGGTGCTTTCTACGACCCTCCTGTGACTTATAGTGTCACCTTATATGTTTAGTACTTGGCTCAGCGATAAAGGGAACAAAAGACCTCTGAGGcctgctgggtgccaggcacgTCTGCAGACACTTGGGAGACGAGGGATGAGACAGTGCCATGCTCGTGCTGATGACGACGCTGAGGGCGGGGACATTCATCAAGCTCAGCCTGGATGTGGATTTTCTCTTGCAAGGCCTCCCGGGAGTCTGGGAGGATGTAACGGGTCTGGCTTTGTACCCCAGCTGCACCCTCCCGGAGCCGCCGCCCTCTCCTCGTACCAGGCCTGGCCACACCCCGCCGGCCGACTTACAGGCACAAGGTGCCACAGAACACGCTCAAACACCAGCTATCTCCGCCCCCAGATCCGCTGTCTCCTGAAGGAACTGATGTCCCCTTCCTCTCCACGCAGACCCCCTCAGCTGCATGGCTGCCTCTTCCGAAGTCCTGTCTGCCAGCTCTTTCCACTTCCGAGGCCCTCACGTGCTTTCGGCCTGGACCACTCAGCCAGACCTGTCTCACGGAGGCAGCCCCTTCCTATCTCCAGGCAGAGTCAAGCACGCCCCCTGCCAAGCCCCCAGCCTCGGTGCCCAGGACTGAGGACTAGAGTCGGGGGCTGAGCAGAGCCCCTGGTGTGGAGCAGGAGCGTCTTACAAACGTCCACTTACAAACCACACCCTACTACAGCTACTTTATgccctggaggagggaggggcagaggcttaCGGCCCTGGACCACCAGCCTTTGTCTATAGGGACACTGTGGCTACCCTCCACCAAGGGCTCCTTCCACAATCACCTAAGTGGCTGGGTGTCAGCTCCACGATCTGGGAAGCTCCAGCTCCAGGGTGGGCACGCatgggcagcggggggggggagcCCCTGATCCCCTCTCACAATGTGCTCACTGTCTAGACCAGTGCTGTCCGGTGGAAATAGGCCAGGTACAGACGCAATTTTAAAGTTCCGACTAGCTATGTTAAAGAGGGAAACAGATTAAATAAGTTTTAACAGTACACTTAACTCACTGTATCCAAAATATTACCGTTTCAACACGCGATGAAGAGCTGCCAGTGGGCTATTCTACCTTGTTGGCATCTGGCCTCTCATAGGCACTTGGgtcccagctcagctcagctcagcccccTCTGGGCGCTCGGTGCCAGTCCTCCCTGGACAACGCAGGCTCCTGGGAGAGGCTGACTCTCGTGATCCTGGAAACGCAGCATGACAGGGTGCTGCAATGATGGAAAGGACGCCGGGTTCTCTGGCACAGGCTCTGCCCATCGTCCTGGCAGCCTGCAGCCCTGTGTCCTGTGTGCTCGGGGTCGCGTGACTACAGCTCCGGTCATGATGAGGAACTAACAATCTTGCCCTCTGGAAAGAGCAGCTGACGCCAGCCCCCATGGGGGGCTCCAGGGAGGTGGTGGCATGTGTATCCAGCCTCTGGGAGCCTGGGGGGATAAGGAGGAAGGAGTGAACGAGTGACACTGCAGGCAAAGGGAGGGACGCTTCCTCAGAAACAGCAACAGCTGCCATGGCAGGGCGCCCCCCACGGCTCGGGCCCCTGCCCGTTCTGCAGCCAGAATCACCCTATACCCCGGACAGCGCGGTCCGTGCCTGTTGCTCTGGTATAAGCATCAACAGCATTTCCTTTTGGCCCCCAAGTTGTGTAGGTGCTCCCCCGCCTGGACTCCGGGTTGCCGAGGACGTGATGGTCAGGGAGGTCAAGGAAGCTGACAGAAGGCACACAGCATCAGGTAGCAGGCTGGGCCTTGAGGCCGAGGGCCTGTGACGCAGAGCCCCAGCCTCCACGACCGATGGTGGGCCCAGAGCCCTCTCCTCCACACCGGGCCCCACATGGCCAAGAACCAGAAGGCCTCCACTCAAGAGGCttagcaggagggggaggggacagacccCAGCGCCTTTGCCTCTGCGTgcccatggcggggggggggggggggggggcggggggggtgacAGTGCCATGTCTCTGTGGAGTGGTTTGTTGGGACAAAGTGACTGCAGGAAGTGGGTCAGGGGCAGTGGGGTGGATCCAGGGAGCCCCAGCACCTATTCTCTGTGTTGACATAGGTTAGGATCTCCATTTCTGCAAGGCAAATGTTAGCTTAGCAGAGTGGCCACGTCAGAGGAACTGAAACTCTCCCCGCACCCGCTGGGGCCCTGACAGCGTGGCTGCTCCCTGCCAACGTCACAGCAAACAAAGAGCTGAACCGcgctccttccttcttctcaggCTTCTGAGTCGCACGGGTGACCAGGGAGTCCTCCCACCCCGGCCAGGCCCCAGCCGCTgctgcactggcagcagcagcCGCTGGGAGCTCGACCACCGGCGGATGCAAGCGTGTGGGCACACCTGccacccttcctgccctctggAAGAAGCTGGGGTGAGCGGGGGCAGGCTGctacttttccctctccctgccaggcAGGTGTGCGGGTGAGCGGGCCGGGGTCTGGGTGGCTGCTTCCTCGCCTACCGAACCTCTCCATTCTCACTGGGGAAATGAGGATACAAACGGCAGCACCCCCTCATCCCTAAGATCCACCGTGGGAGGGCTCTGATGGTGCCATCCTCCGGGCGGAGCAGGGGGCTAGCAGGGCAGCCCGGCCTGACACTCGCTGCCTGGGGGAGGCGCTCCAACGCAAACGCCCGCTCAACGGCTGCGGAACACAGAACGGAGTCCTGGTCTCCGTCCACGCGGTGTCGGGGACCAGACCGGGCGCCGAGGGAGCCAGGCCTCcatgggggcagggcggggcaggaagaggagcaggagcGGACGGCGCGCGAGCCGCGGGGCGGCGTGGCTGCAGCCGGGGGCCGAGCAAGCAGGGGGCCGAGCAGGCAGGGGGCCTCGAAGGGCGCCTGCGGACCCTCCCGGGGCTCCGCGCGGGGCAGACGGGCACAGTTTTCCGAGCGCCGGGCGCGGACGGAAACGAACTTCGCGGGCAGAACTGGAACCCCGAGCCGCGAGTGGCCGTAACCAGGCAACCGGCGAGTCGCCGCGAGGTGCGCACGCGTAGCCCGCCGCGGAGGCCGGCGCATGCGCAGCCGTCTTCCGCCCGTCTCGCCTTGGAGGAAGTCCAACAGCCAAATGGGAGGGTCGCGCCTGCGCCAGGGCGGCGCTCGGGTTCTCGGCGCTGCCGAGTAGCCGTTCTCGGTGGGTGCTCCTGCTGGCCTCGGTCGTTCAGGACTGGTTCTTCACTTGGGTATGACTGAAGAACCCTTACTCTTCTCACACCCTAAGACGAGAAAAGACTGGGAGAAAGAGCTGGCATAATCAGGGTGACGTCTCGGAGCAGTGCCCCGCGCACCCGGCCCAGCAGGTGGGCGAAGGGCGGGTCgcagggggcggggctgaggTGCGAGGCCGAGGGGGCGGGACGAAGGGATGGGCGGTGAATGACGGGGACGCGAGGGGcagggcaagggggggggggggggcgggacgaAGGGATGAACGGTGAAAGATTGGTCGCAGGCGAGGGGCGGGCCAACGGGGCGGACGAATAGATGGCCCGCGAAGGACGAAACGCCGGAGGGAGGCCGGGCTAACGTGCCGGGCGCCGCGTCACGGGAGCAGCTGCGGTGGGCGGGGCCGGTGGGCGTGGTCGGCAGGCGTGGCGCGCACTGACGTAGCGGTCGGACACGTCGGCGGCGCGGCGGCCGGAGCCGGATGTGCCAAGATGGCTGCTGCGGCTGTCGTGTCTTCGCTTGTCGCCGCAGCCCGGCCGGCTTCCGCCGGCGGCTCTTGAGGGGTTGGCCCAGGGGTCGCGGAGGGGCGGGGCACGAGCCGGGGTGGGCCTCGGCCGCCCTGTGGCGCGCCGGTGAGGGCCGGGGTCGGGCGGAGGGAAGTGGCCGGGCCGGGCCCAGCCCTGAGCGGACTTCGCGTCTCCGGGTGCCGCCAGGGGTCGGGCAGGGGCCCCGGGGGGGGCGAGCAGGGGGACctgcggggccggggcggggcaggggcggccGAGCGAGCGACCCTCCTGCCGCCTTCTGCACCTTTGTCGGCCGCCTCGGCCGACTGACGTGGACCCCGCAGGTATGGCCGGCTCTGTGGCAAGTGCCTGTCTGGCCCCGCTGTGTTGACACTTGTCTTCGCCCTGGTGGCCTCGACGGAGGGAGGGTTGTGTTGCAATGGTGAAGATGGACCAGACCTGCAACTTCTCAAGGAGTACGAACATGTAGGAAATTTCTTGTAACAGTTTTGCGTGTCCTTTGCTTCGAAGGTTCTTAAGCTGTTTTGTCCTCAGCGGCTGGGAGATTTCTCCCCGAGCCGGGCCGGTGATGGGACAGATTTGCATTTCGTGGCAAAGGGACCGAGACGCTGCAGTGGAGGTCGGGCCCTCGTGTGTCGCGTGAAGGGTTACGGGAACGTGTAATGAAGTTAGTACCGGTCGGGGGGCGAAAGTATGGTGTGGAGCGTCTGGTCGCGTCACAGCCATTTGAAATCGGTGTTTGCAGGTTCACCTAAGAGCTTCTGAGTGGTTGGAGGTGGGGCACGAGCCGCTTAAGGCTGTGTGTTCAACACAGACGACGTCAACCGGGGAGGGCGGTGAGGGCAGCGAGGGCAGGAAGCACACTGAGTCACACGCGGTCGCTCCGGAGCCATAGTTGGGCGAGTTTCAGCACAACCAGTGTCCCTGCAggtcccccccagccccccgccccgtgcctcTTCTTCGGATTCCGGTGGCCGGTATCTTAACAGAGGTCAAAGGtgaggccagaggcaggagagtgCTTTCTTGTTCCTGTGATTCGTGCGGCCCAAACAGCCGTGAGTCTCAACGCCGTGCTGACCGCCTTCTTTGGGGTAGCGTGCGCGTTGCAGTGATTCTTCCCTGAACGTCAGTGCGTCCTTTGGGATCTTTGCCGTTTTTAGCAGCGTTTAGACTCCCCCTTCGCGTTGGTTAACATCTAAACGTGTTTGGGGCTGTACTTGGAAAAGCTGGAGCTTGTGGTGTCTCTAGGTCAAGCGCCCCACAGTCTGACAGCGACGTGACGCTCACAGCCTCCGAGAGCGACATTGTGGGCAAAGGGTAGAGTCTCCGGTGCTCCCTGGCGCTCCTGTTGGCCCAGCCTCAGTTTGCGGCGGCAGCCCCGGAGGTGCTCTGAGCATCTCAGTTCCTTAGCCAGGAATTGGATCGAAGATCGGAGACGGTTGTGCTTCAGTATCTCTCGTAGACACAGGGTGGTCTGACGAAGGGCTGGGTTTGTGAGTAATGCGTTTTTAAGAAAGACAGCCGGTGTCTTCTTAGAGTTAGATGACTCGGTACCGAATGACTTACTGGCTGGAAGTAAGTTGCCTGGGGCCAGCAGAGAAGTGATAGGCGGCGTTGCTGTTGGTGACTGGAGAAGACCCAAGAGGGTCATGTTCGTGTTCAGGATCGTTTCACACGCAGCTGCCTTATTGTTTAAAAGCTGTCaattgtgggtggggggtggggggtgggggagatccCGTTTTATAGGAAAGGGGTAGTGTTTGCTATGAAACGGTTCTGAGTTCAGGAGTCGGGGAAGTTTCTTGAAGGAGAACGTTTAAGTATATACGCTGTCCGCGTTTGGATGACATTTCTGTATTGAACAGCAGCAGGGGTTAGGGCATCCCAGAACCCGCTGTGAGTAGGATTTTGTAAGATGCAGCTGAGAAGGAACCTTAGATTCTCTCCCTTCACAGACAAAGAGTCTGGGTCGCAGGAAGAGAAGTGGTGTGCGTGGGGCCGTTCAGTTGGactcccggccctgccctcacAGCCACGCCTCTGCGGTGTGATGCTCTGGGCCTCTGCTGTTTGGTGTTTCTCTTTTACCGCTGCTTAGAGCGGTTGAGGTCCTCTACTGGAGCCTTACAAGGAGGAAGTCGTGTTTCGGAAGACGTGCTGGGCGCCTCTGTCCCACAGATAAGAGGAAGAGGCCGGGCTGGTTGTACGATCAGTCCTTGTAAAGCTGAGCTGTACACATTCTTTGTTCTAAAATGACAGCTTAGAACCAAACGAAGCCTCCGGTGCTGTGCCTGATACAGTCTGTCGAATTTAAGTGAGTTTCAGAGTGCTCGTCAGTCCAAAGGCCTTCCCTGTTGGCCTAGGACGGACGTGGGCGAGCCGTAATGGTAGTGAGCTAATAGATCCATAGGACTCGTTTCCAGAGAGGGGTAGGAGCCTTCACCGTAAGTAGCTTTACTTCAGGTACATTCACAAATGTCCCCTTTTATCGACTCTGAGAAAGATTGCCGGGAGCAAAAGTGTCGTGCACCTGCAGAAATGTGTGGGTTAAGCCCTGGAGCCCTGCCACTTCTCCCTCTGGTGTTTACTTTCCTCCGTGATCGGTTACACGTCATCTGTTTGTTTGTGAGGGTGGCGCTAGGGGGGAGGACTTGTGCATAGAGAAAGACAGCAAAGAGACGGTACCTGGGTTTGTGTCTTAAAAGTACCGGTTAACCGTTCAAGGTTACATTTAACGTATTTTCTTAAAAAGCGGAAACCACCGCTGGTTCTGGCAACAAAACACACTGTAAAGACGATTGTGTTTTCTATGAAAGGTTTGTTGGCACTCTGGTTGAAAATTTCTGAGTCGGGTCAGTTGGTCAGTTTTAAAGCTGCTTCACGTTTAATTGGGGCTTTCGCTCCGGACTCACTTCTTGATAGCCCTCGTGGTCCGAGGCGGCTTGTTCCGCTCACGGTGTCAACCAGGCACAGCGCGGGAAATGAGACATTCTGCACGGTGGCATAAAGGGCATGTTTGTATATTTCAGATTCTGCCTGCGGCTTGTATCGCTCTGTACTTTACAACGCTTTTTCGTTAAAACGGAAGCACGCATCTTaaacttccattttcatttcaagATGTAACATTAACCTGCGCGAAAAGTATGATGTGCCATCTTGATACAGGGGTTGGCCCTTTCAGGACCCGGTGATGATTTACGGGAAGGTGTCCGGGTACCGGGTAGTGAATCAGACGGGCAGTTAGGTTGCGCTCCGTTCATCGCTGCGCACTTGGTGAGGGCATCACGGAGGCATCAGGCGTGCCATGTGGGTGCTCAGCTGGGCTGTGAAACTGAACCCCAGAGAAGGCAGTGGCTCGTCTGAAGTCAGTCAGTGAGCTCAGGGCACAGCCAGCGTTTGCTTCCGTGTCCGGCCGTGTTCTTGTCTGTGCGCTCAGCTGCCCTGGCCGGCCGCAGCCCCCCACCCGGGATGCAGTTCTGGGTGGGCGTGGGGGTAGGAGCGACGCGTCTCGGGACCGAGGACACAGACTCTCGAGTTGTTTCCagcctttctctgttttcttcgtTCTCCTGATTGCAACTGGGAGTTTGAATACATGGATTTTAggctaatttcttctttttcttttccggTTCAGGTTGAAGAAAACCTATATCCTGCTTTCTGTGAGCAGCTCCTAGTTGTGCAACAGATCGGTCATGCAGCCGCCGCCTCAGGCAGCCCCATCAGGCGTGGTCGGGCCACCTCCGGCCGGGACTCCTCAGAGCATGTTCTGGTCCAACAGATCTTACAGGAGACAGGCAAATAGTAACGCACCGGTGACCCCGATAGCTTGCCCGTTGCAGCCGGTAACGGATCCGTTTGCTTTTAGTAGACAAGCGCTACAAACTACATCGTCGGGCGGTTCGTCCAAAAGCAGCGCGCCCATTCTGCAGGGCCCGGCCCCGCCAGCGTTCCTTCAACACCCTGGTCTGCCTGTGCCTCACGCGAATGCTGGGGATACCTCGCAAGGACCTGTGTTGCAGGCCACAGCGGACGCCGGTCTGTTTGCCAGCGCGTTGCCACCTTCGGCGCCGCCGGAGTCAGAGTTGCACAGGAGTGCCGAGCTTGCTCCCAGCTCGGAACCCGAAGTTCAGACTCTGCCACGTCCTCACATTCCAGGAGCGGGTGCCGACAGTCCCCACGGGGGCCATCCGCACTCGAACGTGCTTGGGCCCGAGAGACCCCTGAGTCGGCAGAACCCGCACGACAGTGCTGTGGCGCCgtcccctctcttccctcagcCTCGTCAGCAAATGCCAGGGCAGTgggggccggggcagggaggCCCACAGCCCTCAGGTCAACATTATTGGCCCCGCCCAGAAGGACCTGTTCAGCGCCCGGTGCCCCACATCTCCGGCGttttcctcttccccactccGTCCAGCCCATATCACGGTCCCGGCCACGAGCAGCTCAACCCACTGGTGTCTTTGCCAGGACCCTTGGCCGCTGACGGAAGCAATGAGCCGGCCTACCTGCAGAGTGGTAACCAGTCAGCAAATAACTTCGATCCTGACAACGCGTTCAGGCAAAATTCTAGAGCTGGGAATCCTCGGGCGAGCCAGGAGCTCAGGCCAAATCCAGGAGTGAATAAAGAGCAGTTGCCAGACCTCGCTCTTGTGAATCCCCTCGCTCAGGGAAACAGCCCAGAAAGCCATTTGCACTACCCCCCAGGGGCCGAGACCAGCCGGGTCCTGCCGGAAGTGGACTCGGGAGCTCTCTCCATGTTCTTCCACGGCGGAGAGACGGAAAACGAGGAGAACCTCTCATCTGAAAACACAAGCTTCGCTGGTCCGTCTGACTTGGATGGCTCCTCCCCCGGCCCGGGACTTGGTCATGCTCCTGCACGTGTGGGAGCGGGTGGCGTTTACCACGCCTTTCCCAGAGGTTCCAGCAACGAGGCCACGCAGCAGGGAGGCCACCCGCAGCCTTATTTCTCTCAGTCTGCAGGCGCCCAGCCTGATAGACCGGCCACGGCAAGCGCTGCCGTCACTGTGTGGGGCGGCCCAGCAGGCGCAGGGGCTCACGCCAGCAGCCCACAGTACGAGAACGTGGAGGACTTAGAGTTCATTCAGAATCAGGAAGTTTTGCCAAGTGAGCCCCTAAGTTTGGACCCTTCCGCCCCCGGCGATCAGCTCAGATACGGCCCCAGGCTCGGTGTTGGGGGCCACGCTGGAGGCGGGGGCCCAAATCTCGAGGCCCCGGATTCAGTGCCACACCCCGTGCGATCCGACAGCGTGTCGTCCAGTTACAGCAGCAAGAGCCACGGGAATCTTTCAGGTGCGGCCAGGCCTCGAGACCTGGGGGGCACTTTCATTCAGCAAGAAGTTGGAAAACCTGAAGATGAGTCTTCGGGGAGCTTCTTTAAGCAAATCGATTCTTCTCCCGTAGGAGGCGAGACAAACGAGACCACCGTGAGCCAGAATCACCGCAGCAGCCTGTCCCAGCCCTCAACCCCAAGCCCCCCAAAACCCACTGGAATATTCCAGACAAGCGCGAATAGTTCTTTTGAACCGGTGAAGTCCCACTTAGTTGGAGTGAAACCGGTTGAGGCCGATCGGGCCAAGGTGGTGGGCGAGGTGAGGGGGGCCGGACCCCACCAGAAGCCGCACCGGCCAGCTGCCGCACCGCCTGACGCGTGCCCCGGCAACTTGGAGCAGCCCCCGGACAACATGGAGACCCTGTTCGCACTCCGGGCCGGTTCTCTGCCCTTTACCGTACCCGTGGAGGCCGAGCAGGGGCTTGGGCACGCTGGGGGGCCGCCCTCGGAAACCGTGCTTCTGGCAGCTGAGAAGAGGCCCTTGGCCAGGGCCCAGGGAGCTGTGAAGTGCGAGAGCCCAGTGACGACCTTGTGGGCACAGAACGAGCTCCCGGATTTCGGGGGCAGCGTGCTCCTGGCCCCGGCTGCCCCGGCACTGCACGCGCCCGTGAGGCCTCAGCCCTCTGAAGTGATTCAGCCTCCTGACGAGGGAGTGTCCGGTCAGCAGCCCCGGCCGCCAGGCCCCGGCCTCCCTCTGCAGAGCAGGGATGGCGTCGGAGCTTCCGAGAACCTCGAGAACCCTCCCAAGATGGGAGAAGAGGAGGCCCTTCCCTCGCAGGCGAGCTCGGGCTATGCCAGCCTGTTATCCTCACCGCCCACTGAGTCTTTGCAGAATCAGCCAGTCTTGATTGCCCAGCCTGATCAAAGCTATAATTTGGCTCAGCCCATTAATTTTTCTGTGTCCTTATCGAGTCCTAACGAGAAGAGTCTGCCCTGGAGAGATGCTTTGGTGGGGGATAAACCGACAGCAAGCAGCCGGACTGTCGGGGGGGACTCCGGAGAAAGCGCTCCTGCGTCTGGGATCGCAGCCACCTCTGTCACCCGCTCGCCTCTGCCCAAGAGTCTTCCGCAAGGTAGCTTTCCACAAGTTCCTGGCACTTCGGAGACCGTTTGTACTCAACCTGCTAATTTGCTGGTTCAGCCGCCACCTCATCCGGTTCCAAAGAACTTGCTTCCAGAAGGCCAAAACGTTCATAATGCAGAGAACGTTCTTCCCGAGCTGGCTGGTAGCCCTGCTGGAAGCACAGGCGTGATGTTGGTGCCGCCTGCAAACGCTACCTCGGTCCCTGCTGGTAGTAAAGCGGATCCCTCCGGTAATCGGGAAGAAACTTCTGGAGCCCTAGACTTCACGCTGAACAGGACTTTGGAAAATTCTCTAAGGATGTACGGCCCGTCCCGTTCTGACAGCCCAGCTTGTCCGCAAACCGTCACCAGTCAGCCTAGACAACCTGGGCCAGGGGCACAGAACCCAGACCGTTTCTACCAGCAGGTGACAAAAGACGCTCAGGACCCATGTGGCCTAGGGAGAGCCCAGCAGGAGCCGTCGCCGGCCCCCCAGCAAGGGCCCAAAGCAACACGTTCAGAACCTTCGAACCCCGGAAGTCCGCCGGTGCAGGGGCAGTCCCAAGACTCGGTCCCGCCACCGGCAAGTCCCGCTCCAGCTGACACGGGTCAGCAGCTGCTGCCTCGGCCGCCTCGGTCCTCCAGCGCGTCCGTCGTGTCCACCAGCTCCAGCCAGGCAGCCGCGCGGTCGGACCAGCAGTGGCTGCAGCCGCCTCCCTCGGACTTGGCAGCTTACTACTATTACAGACCCCTGTACGATGGCTACCAGTCGCAGTACCCCTCGCCATACCCGCCGGATCCTGGCACGGCCTCCCTCTATTACCAGGTACGGTCAGGCTCGCGGGCGGTAGAATCCGGGACCAGCGGTCTCTCTCTCCCGAGTTGTGCTCCTTGGCAGGCTTTCGTTGCTCGCTTCGGAAGCGGCCTGTAGTCCCTGTGGTCTGCACCGTCGTGCACAGTGCCCGTTCCTGCACCACTGCTTGGGGAGCGTGCCCGGCTCCCGGAACCCTTGCAGGCTCACACTGCACACCTGTGTGTTGCGCGGTGCAGAGTCCCTGGTTAATTTTTGGCACGCGTGCCCCAGCGTGTGTGGCTGAGGAGCCCTCTGTTTCCTGTCCCTCCGGTGGGCTCTCTGCGGGACCAGAGCTCTGAGTTGCGCACCTCGGGAAACTGGGATATCCTCTCGAAGCTTCGGTGTGGTTTTGACGTGAAAAATCTACCCAAAGAGGAACAGGACAGCGCAGTGTTGTAAATCCCTCCGGGAGAGTAGAAACACGAAGGGAAAAAAGTTAGGTTCGGAACGTAATCCAAGCAAAACGGCCAAGGGGGATGAGATCCCGTAAACGTCCCTCGGGCGCATGGCGGTCCCAGcagcggggcgggggcggtgTCGCGCCCCACAGAAGACTTGCCGTTCACAGTGGCCTAAGTGTGTGAGTGTTGTGAAACACAACTGGTTCTGTCCAGTTCTCTGGTACTTTGAAACAGTGGGGTTCAAATGCACACGTTGGGTCACGATTTGCTTCTCATCATCTCTAGTCCCAGCCCCGCGTCATGCGAGGTCGGCAGAGTGTCAGAGGCCCAAGGAGTGTAGACCAGAAGTTTGGAAAGCACGGTCCTACAGTGGGCAGGTGGCCATCCTGGGGACCTCTTAGAGGCGGCTCGGGGGTacagggctggtgggggtgggtcGGGCAGTAGCCCCCACTAGTAGGAGGCTTGTGCCTCCTTTGCAGGCTTTGAGCATCTTTGGGATTACATGAATACTGTGCGTCTAACCACTGAGATTAGCAAATTTGAGATTCTGGAAGGAGCCCCAAGGACTCCTGTTTCCATACGGGGAAACTGATTTCAGATCCATCCCGCGCCCAGGAAGGGCTGGCAGAGCACGAGGGGAGCAGCGTCCCCGCTTTGGGTTCTTTGTGCAGCAACCACACGTACATCTGGCAAACTCCAGCCAGAGCCCAGCACCACTCCCGTGGGAGCCCGCTTCCTTCCGCCCTCCCCCCTTGTGGCCACAGTCTCCGCTGGTGTCAGGAATAAGTCCGTTGGACGTGATTTCTCCACTTCGGCCAGGCGATGGTGGAGAGTCAGGCTCGTAGACCAGAGGGCTGCTTCAGGTCCCCCCACGTGGCGGCTCCTTAGAGACCGTCGTGGCCAGTCATGAGCCTGCGAGGGGTTGAAAGCCTCATGAGAACAGAGGACGAGCCTCTCTTTGAGGCTGCGTGTAGCTCCGGGACCCATTCAAATGGAACCCTGGGTATTTTGCATACCTGAGATGATGTGTGAAACAAGGACACGAACCCAGGGAGTCATAGCACCTCCGCGGCAGAGCCGTCTGGAGTCTCCACGGCCCCTCGGCGGCTGCCTGCTGACACGGCGGCCATCTCCTGAGCAGGACCAGGGCAGTCCCTTTCAGGAAGATCCTGCTGCCCGTCTGTGGCTGTGGATCTCAATTTGTAGGTTTTCTCTTCTGCACGAGGGAAGCCCCACGTCCGGTGCTCCTGGAGGGCCGTCACCAGCGCCATTTAGAGCTAGTGCCAGTTGCTTGACGGGTGGCTCTTCACCGATGTCTAACGTTGCGCAAACCCTTCTTCCAGCAGGACGTCTATGGCCTGTATGAGCCCAGATACAGGTCCTACGACAGCGCGGTGTCCGCCTACGCTGAGAGCTACCGCTGCCCCGAGCCCGAGCGGCCCAGCTCCCGGGCAAGTCACTGCTCGGACCGGCCACCTGCCAGGTGATTGACGTTCGTGTTGCCGGCTGTGGTGGTAACTTACCGATCTGAAAACATTAGACAAACCTGTTTTCTTCTGCGTATGTTTAATCAGCACGGGCAGAGCACAGGAGCACTTTGAAATGGAACAGAGCCCTCCCT carries:
- the SEC16A gene encoding protein transport protein Sec16A isoform X1, giving the protein MQPPPQAAPSGVVGPPPAGTPQSMFWSNRSYRRQANSNAPVTPIACPLQPVTDPFAFSRQALQTTSSGGSSKSSAPILQGPAPPAFLQHPGLPVPHANAGDTSQGPVLQATADAGLFASALPPSAPPESELHRSAELAPSSEPEVQTLPRPHIPGAGADSPHGGHPHSNVLGPERPLSRQNPHDSAVAPSPLFPQPRQQMPGQWGPGQGGPQPSGQHYWPRPEGPVQRPVPHISGVFLFPTPSSPYHGPGHEQLNPLVSLPGPLAADGSNEPAYLQSGNQSANNFDPDNAFRQNSRAGNPRASQELRPNPGVNKEQLPDLALVNPLAQGNSPESHLHYPPGAETSRVLPEVDSGALSMFFHGGETENEENLSSENTSFAGPSDLDGSSPGPGLGHAPARVGAGGVYHAFPRGSSNEATQQGGHPQPYFSQSAGAQPDRPATASAAVTVWGGPAGAGAHASSPQYENVEDLEFIQNQEVLPSEPLSLDPSAPGDQLRYGPRLGVGGHAGGGGPNLEAPDSVPHPVRSDSVSSSYSSKSHGNLSGAARPRDLGGTFIQQEVGKPEDESSGSFFKQIDSSPVGGETNETTVSQNHRSSLSQPSTPSPPKPTGIFQTSANSSFEPVKSHLVGVKPVEADRAKVVGEVRGAGPHQKPHRPAAAPPDACPGNLEQPPDNMETLFALRAGSLPFTVPVEAEQGLGHAGGPPSETVLLAAEKRPLARAQGAVKCESPVTTLWAQNELPDFGGSVLLAPAAPALHAPVRPQPSEVIQPPDEGVSGQQPRPPGPGLPLQSRDGVGASENLENPPKMGEEEALPSQASSGYASLLSSPPTESLQNQPVLIAQPDQSYNLAQPINFSVSLSSPNEKSLPWRDALVGDKPTASSRTVGGDSGESAPASGIAATSVTRSPLPKSLPQGSFPQVPGTSETVCTQPANLLVQPPPHPVPKNLLPEGQNVHNAENVLPELAGSPAGSTGVMLVPPANATSVPAGSKADPSGNREETSGALDFTLNRTLENSLRMYGPSRSDSPACPQTVTSQPRQPGPGAQNPDRFYQQVTKDAQDPCGLGRAQQEPSPAPQQGPKATRSEPSNPGSPPVQGQSQDSVPPPASPAPADTGQQLLPRPPRSSSASVVSTSSSQAAARSDQQWLQPPPSDLAAYYYYRPLYDGYQSQYPSPYPPDPGTASLYYQQDVYGLYEPRYRSYDSAVSAYAESYRCPEPERPSSRASHCSDRPPARQGYPEGYYNSKSGWSSHSDYYAGYYSSQYDYADAGRWDRYHYGSRFRDPRACDRRYWYDAEHDLYRKENYTYGDRPERYDDPWRYDPRFTGSFDDDPEPHRDPYGEEADRRSVHSERSAQSLRSSLSSRSRQSQVYRNHGMTAASYEAPPPPDSLPGDYAYGNNFGSVQGFPEYGYPAEAGWPATEQAPSRPTSPEKFSVPHVCARFGPGGQLIKVIPNLPSEGQPALVEIHSMETLLQHTPDQEEMRSFPGPLGKGDTHKVDVINFAQNKATKCLQNENLIDKESASLLWNFIVLLCRQNGTVVGTDIAELLLRDHRTAWLPGKSPNEANLIDFTNEAVGQVEEEESGEAQLSFLTDSHAATTSTLEKETERFRELLLYGRKKDALESAMKNALWGHALLLASKMDSRTHARVMTRFANSLPINDPLQTVYQLMSGRMPAASTCCGDEKWGDWRPHLAMILSNLSSSVDVESRAMTTMGDTLASKGLLDAAHFCYLMAQVGLGVYTKKTAKLVLIGSNHSLPFFQFATNEAIQRTEAYEYAQSLGAQTCSFPNFQVFKFIYSCRLAEMGLATQAFHYCEVIAKTILTQPHAHSPVLISQLAQIASQLRLFDPQLREKPEEESFVEPTWLVRLRRVEKQVKEGAAPWSLDGALSQRCPSTPSPEAGQHDGPGPAQPGNPLLALPVPSAERFGQGVRLLPSAPPTLPDSQPALPARVPLFPVPPPPGPAELGPGCGPPGSALGFPEPSVPEPAALYPGPGLPAGAPSLQESEHLPQEAGSQDPGVMPQEALGRNSLPERREDGFGGKFAHLGPSRTSQDSEVPPAWERAGPGALQPPLTSTPEGKRPAQAAGKEVKEPKKSSESWLFRWLPGKKRTEAYLPDDKNKSIVWDEKKNRWVDVNEPEEEKKAPPPPPTSLPKAAQAGPPGPGGPPRASVNMFSRKAAGARARYVDVLNPGGPQRSEPALAPAEFFAPLAPMPIPTQSFGPNADAEEAPPAEGAGREGRAPAGGAVNPEPASRPQVLGLPAALPGPELPPAHEDGSKGGEAPSDHPAAGGASGAAVPFYSPAHFAQASAASGGSRMGRIGQRKYPALS